CCGGACCTACTTCTTGCTGCTGGTCTTGCGGGTGGTGCGGCTGCGGGTCCCGCCCTTCTTGCCGCCCTTGCGGCTGGCGGACTTGCCCGAGTTGGCAATCTTCGCGGCGCGGACCTTGGGCATGCCCTTGCGCTTGAGGGCCTTGTACTTGCGCGGGTTCTTCGTCGCGGCGCCTCCCTTGCGGGCACTGCTGCTCTTCTTCTTCGCGGCCATGGTGGCTCCCTCTCTGGACTTCCCTTGCAGGTAGGAAGGGTTCCTCAAAGGCGAAAGCCCCTGAAGCCGAGAAGGGTCCAGGCG
This sequence is a window from Stigmatella aurantiaca. Protein-coding genes within it:
- a CDS encoding DUF7218 family protein, translating into MAAKKKSSSARKGGAATKNPRKYKALKRKGMPKVRAAKIANSGKSASRKGGKKGGTRSRTTRKTSSKK